TTGATTATTGAATGTTATAAAAAATCCGGTTAAAAAAATAGCTGCCAAGAAACAGTACTCTACCCCAGATATCAATTTTTTTTGGAGACCTCTTTTGTCTTTTTCACTTCTTAATTTAGAGAATTTTGGAAGTAATGGCAGAATCAAGGAGTTAGATAATATGCCTAAGGGGGCTTGTATAAGAAAGTTGCCGTAAGCTAGTCCAGATGCTGCGCCTTGAAAACTTGAAGCAAAAAACATATCTATGAAAACATTAATTTGACTCAGACCTGATGAGATAGATGCAGGAATAATTAGTTTTAAAATCCTCCTCTGTTCATATTTAAATGTTTGGAAGTTAAATGATTGGAAGTTAAATGATTGGAAGGTTGATTGCAATCTCAAGAGGCCTATCTTATTTATTTCCCAAATTTGAACAACAAACTGAATTAAAGTTCCCGTCAAAGTTGCAAAAGCTAGTAATCCCGAAGAAGTGAAGAGATTTTTGGTTGTATTTTCTTGGTTGAAAGTCCAACTAAATAAAATAAAAAAAATAATAGTTAAGCTTGTTATGGCTGGGCTGATACTTGACAAGAAGAATTTTCTTCGTGAATTTAAGGCTCCAAAGCTTAAACCTATGAAGCCAGATAATGGGATACAAGGTGTAAGTATTCTTAATTGGTAAGTAGCAATAGTTTTGGCTTCGGAACTTAAATTGGGGGCTAATAATTCAATTAATAAACTAGAATTAAAGTAAATCAATATAGCTAAACCGAACAATATTATTGAAAGTTTAATGCTTACTTGAGTTAGGATGATTCCTCCATTTTTTTTGTTAAGAGGAGTTAAAACGGCGACTACTGCATTATGTAAAGGACCATTAATTCCGCCAATGATTATGAGCAAAAAACCTGGAATTATATAGGCATAATTAAATGCGTCGTATGTTATACCAACCCCAAAAGCAGCAGCTATAAATACTTGTCTTAAACATCCAGCTAATTTACTAAGACTAGTACCAAATGAAATTGAAAAAACATTATTTTTTAAAAATGAATGCATTTGGCTTTATCTAAAAATTTTTCAAGAAGAATAAGTTTCAATTATATTTGATTCTTAACTAAAGACATATTTATGAAAGATCGGATTATTGAATTTGACCCATTAATTGAAGGGGTTTTAATCAAAAGATATAAAAGATTTCTTGCAGATATTAAATTAGAAACTGGAGAGGTTGTAACTGCTCATTGTGCTAATACAGGTCCAATGAAAGGACTTTTGAGAGAGGGAGCAAAAGTAAGAATAAGTGTTTCCCCATCTCCAAAAAGAAAATTACCTTTTACTTGGGAACAGATATGTGTTGTTAATGCAAAAAATGAGGAGGTTTGGGTAGGTATTAATACTCTCTTTGCAAACAAGTTAATCAAAAAGGTTATTGAAAAAAATCTGCTAATAGAAAGAATAGGTGAAATAGAGAAAATTAAATCTGAAGTTCCCTATGGAAAAGATAAAAAAAGCAGAATTGACTTTTTTTTAACCCCAAAATCTTCAAATCCTGATAAACGTAACATTTACATAGAGGTTAAAAATACGACTTGGATTAAAGAAAATGTAGCTCTATTCCCAGATACAGTAACGAAAAGAGGCCAAAAACACCTCATAGAATTAAAAGAATTGATTCCTGAAAGTAAAAGTGTTTTAGTACTTTGTATTACTAGAAAAGACGCTAATTTCTTTGCGCCTGGAGATGATGCAGATCCCTTATATGGCAATCTTTTTAGAGAATCTTTGAGTGCAGGAATGATATCCATACCATGCTCCTTTGAATTTCATAAAGACCATGTATCATGGAATGGAATTAAACCTTTGAAATAAATAAAAAACTTGATATTTTTAAATTCTAAAAAAAAATAGTTTTTAAATTAACAAATATAGCCTTGTGAAGCAACTATAAAATCGGTAGCAACGACTACTAGACACTAATAAGTTTTTTGAGCAAAATTGAATGTGAAAGGAAACAGAATAATCTGTTTTTTTTGACAATTAAAATTATTTATGACCACTGCTTTGCATTCGCGGCCAGGACGCAGCAAGAAACTTCAAGAGGCTAGCCTTATTGAAGGACCTATGCTACTCCTGCGCAGCATACGTGGCTTTAGAACCAATCGCTCATTGATTTGGTTAGCCACCGTTCCAGTAGCACTTTTCGGCTTAAGTATCTTCACTTTTGCTGCTAAAGCTGGCCCTGGTCTCGGAGACTTAACAGGACCTCAGGCTGCTACTTTTTTAGCTGACAACTTATGGTTGTTCGTAGCTACTATACTTGTGATCTTCATGAACGCAGGCTTCGCCATGGTTGAAGCTGGTATGTGTAGATCAAAAAATGCTGTAAACATTCTTGCTAAAAACCTTTTTGTATTTGCACTTGCCGTAACTGCATATTGGTTTATTGGATACTCATTAATGTATGGGGATTCTGTAGCAGGAGGATTTTTATACTTTAACGGACTATTTCTAGACCCTGATCCTTCTGATGCGCTTGCTTGTGCTGCAGGAGTTATTGATGATTGTTCTGTTTTAGTACCATCTGTAGACTTTCTTTTCCAAGCAGCATTTGCTGGAACAGCTGCAACTATTGTTTCTGGATTAGTTGCTGAAAGAGTTAAATTCGGAGAGTTTGTTATTTTTGCAATTGTTCTCTCTGGAATCATTTATCCTATTTCCGGTAGCTGGCAATGGAATGGAGGTTTCCTTTCAGAGCTAGGCTTTATCGATTTCGCAGGATCATCTATTGTTCACTCAGTAGGTGGTTGGGCTGGTTTAGTCGGAGCAATGATGCTCGGGCCAAGGATAGGTAAATATGTTGATGGTAAGGCTCAAGCAATGCCTGGCCACAGCATGGCTATTGCTACTTTAGGTGCCTTAATCCTTTGGATTGGTTGGTATGGCTTTAACCCTGGTTCAGAGCTCGCTATGGATGAATATGTAGCATACGTAGCTGTTACAACCACACTTGCTGCCGCAGGTGGAGCTATTGCTGCAACCGTCTTATCTACCTTAACTTCAGGAAAACCAGATTTGACAATGATCATAAACGGTATTCTTGCAGGTTTGGTTAGCATAACTGCAGGTTGTGGAAATATGACTTTCGCAGGGTCTTGGGTTGCAGGGGCAGTAGGTGGAATTATTGTTGTATTTGCAGTAGCTGCATTAGATGCTGCAGAAATTGATGATCCAGTTGGTGCTTTCTCAGTCCACGGAGTTTGTGGAGTTTGGGGAACTGTCGTTATTGGTCTATGGGGCGTAGAAGGAATGGATCCTGGCGCTGCTGGAATAGGTATTTTTAACGGCGGTGGAATCAACCAATTTCTTGTTCAAGCTTTAGGAGCTGGGAGTTATGCAATATGGACATTGGTTACATGTTGGATTGCTTGGTCTATAATTGGAGGATTATTCGGTGGAATCCGGGTATCTGAAGAGGAAGAGACTCAAGGTTTAGATATTGGAGAGCATGGAATGGAAGCATATCCAGACTTTGCATCCGCTAAATAATCTAACTTAAAATTGATTTTAGAAACCTGACTTATGTCAGGTTTCTTTTTTTTTATAAAAAATTATTTAAAATGTTGTAATATCTAAAGATGGATACTCAAGCTTTTAGAAGATCTCTTCATCATTCTGATAGATACAATAGAAGAGGTTTCGATTCTCCAACAAAAAGAGCTCAAGCATTAGAAGAAGCTTACCAAAGTGATTTGATAACTTCTATAAGAGATAATGGTTTTACTTACACTAAAGGCAGGCTAAATATTAAATTGGCCCAAGCCTTTGGTTTTTGTTGGGGAGTTGAAAGAGCTGTAGCAATGGCTTATGAGACTAGGAGGCATTACCCTAATGAGAATATTTGGATAACAAACGAAATAATTCATAACCCCTCAGTTAATGATCATTTAAGAAAAATGAATGTAAAGTTCATTTCAGCTAAAAATGGAATCAAAGATTTTTCGTTAGTTTCTAATGGGGATGTAGTTATATTGCCTGCTTTCGGAGCTACTGTTCAAGAAATGAAACTCCTTCATGAGAAAGGATGTCATATCATAGATACAACTTGTCCTTGGGTCTCTAAGGTTTGGCATACTGTTGAGAAACATAAAAAACATGTCTTCACCTCTATAATTCATGGAAAATTTAAGCATGAAGAGACTCTTGCTACTAGCTCATTTGCAGGCAAGTATTTAGTTGTACTTGATTTAGAAGAAGCAAATTATGTATCTGAATATATTCTGGGCAGAGGAAATAGAAATGAGTTTATGAACAAATTTGCTAAAGCTTGTTCTAATGGATTTGATCCAGATAAAGATTTAGATAGAGTAGGAGTCGCTAACCAGACAACTATGCTTAAGAGCGAGACCGAGGAAATTGGAAAGGTTTTTGAAAGAACGATGTTAAAAAAATTTGGACCAGCAAAAGTGAATAGTCACTTTTTAGCATTTAATACAATTTGTGATGCAACTGAAGAAAGACAAGATGCAATGTTTTCTTTGGTTGATGAAGACCTTGATATCTTGGTCGT
The window above is part of the Prochlorococcus marinus CUG1415 genome. Proteins encoded here:
- the murJ gene encoding murein biosynthesis integral membrane protein MurJ, whose protein sequence is MHSFLKNNVFSISFGTSLSKLAGCLRQVFIAAAFGVGITYDAFNYAYIIPGFLLIIIGGINGPLHNAVVAVLTPLNKKNGGIILTQVSIKLSIILFGLAILIYFNSSLLIELLAPNLSSEAKTIATYQLRILTPCIPLSGFIGLSFGALNSRRKFFLSSISPAITSLTIIFFILFSWTFNQENTTKNLFTSSGLLAFATLTGTLIQFVVQIWEINKIGLLRLQSTFQSFNFQSFNFQTFKYEQRRILKLIIPASISSGLSQINVFIDMFFASSFQGAASGLAYGNFLIQAPLGILSNSLILPLLPKFSKLRSEKDKRGLQKKLISGVEYCFLAAIFLTGFFITFNNQIVQLVFQRGSFDYSATLKVKNILIAYAVGIPFYLYRDLLVRTYYSIEKTNFPFKSSFAGIIFNIFFDWFLIGAPIKNFGNLSPYNFGVVGIILSSVIVNLIVCILLSFNLRNEDIHLPNLDLLKKISLMSLAAFIDSTLCFTILQTTNNFNSNLAEFLLLIFGTLTFFVIYFLLTKFLKVNKFKVSKKEI
- the sfsA gene encoding DNA/RNA nuclease SfsA, with amino-acid sequence MKDRIIEFDPLIEGVLIKRYKRFLADIKLETGEVVTAHCANTGPMKGLLREGAKVRISVSPSPKRKLPFTWEQICVVNAKNEEVWVGINTLFANKLIKKVIEKNLLIERIGEIEKIKSEVPYGKDKKSRIDFFLTPKSSNPDKRNIYIEVKNTTWIKENVALFPDTVTKRGQKHLIELKELIPESKSVLVLCITRKDANFFAPGDDADPLYGNLFRESLSAGMISIPCSFEFHKDHVSWNGIKPLK
- a CDS encoding ammonium transporter, with protein sequence MTTALHSRPGRSKKLQEASLIEGPMLLLRSIRGFRTNRSLIWLATVPVALFGLSIFTFAAKAGPGLGDLTGPQAATFLADNLWLFVATILVIFMNAGFAMVEAGMCRSKNAVNILAKNLFVFALAVTAYWFIGYSLMYGDSVAGGFLYFNGLFLDPDPSDALACAAGVIDDCSVLVPSVDFLFQAAFAGTAATIVSGLVAERVKFGEFVIFAIVLSGIIYPISGSWQWNGGFLSELGFIDFAGSSIVHSVGGWAGLVGAMMLGPRIGKYVDGKAQAMPGHSMAIATLGALILWIGWYGFNPGSELAMDEYVAYVAVTTTLAAAGGAIAATVLSTLTSGKPDLTMIINGILAGLVSITAGCGNMTFAGSWVAGAVGGIIVVFAVAALDAAEIDDPVGAFSVHGVCGVWGTVVIGLWGVEGMDPGAAGIGIFNGGGINQFLVQALGAGSYAIWTLVTCWIAWSIIGGLFGGIRVSEEEETQGLDIGEHGMEAYPDFASAK
- a CDS encoding 4-hydroxy-3-methylbut-2-enyl diphosphate reductase — translated: MDTQAFRRSLHHSDRYNRRGFDSPTKRAQALEEAYQSDLITSIRDNGFTYTKGRLNIKLAQAFGFCWGVERAVAMAYETRRHYPNENIWITNEIIHNPSVNDHLRKMNVKFISAKNGIKDFSLVSNGDVVILPAFGATVQEMKLLHEKGCHIIDTTCPWVSKVWHTVEKHKKHVFTSIIHGKFKHEETLATSSFAGKYLVVLDLEEANYVSEYILGRGNRNEFMNKFAKACSNGFDPDKDLDRVGVANQTTMLKSETEEIGKVFERTMLKKFGPAKVNSHFLAFNTICDATEERQDAMFSLVDEDLDILVVIGGFNSSNTTHLQEIAITKNITSFHIDTPERISVAENSILHKPLGLDLELKNNFLPNGNINVGITSGASTPDKVVADVIEKLIDIAS